The Kineothrix sp. MB12-C1 genome includes a window with the following:
- the epsC gene encoding serine O-acetyltransferase EpsC, producing MGFLRRVREEIAIIKQRDPAIHSAMEVFLYPSFKVMLHYRLAHKLYLKKHYFLARWVSQRGVRKTGIEIHPGAQIGEGFFIDHGHGVIIGETTIIGDNVTLYQGVTLGGTGKECGKRHPTVGNNVMISAGAKVLGSFKIGDNSKIGAGSVVLEEVPDNSTVVGVPGRVVKRNNQVFPQEEMDQVNLPDPVKEDIANLQHANSELTNRILDLEAKMRELTRRNHTTEEQ from the coding sequence ATGGGATTTCTAAGAAGAGTGAGGGAAGAGATTGCCATAATCAAACAGCGCGACCCAGCCATTCACAGTGCGATGGAGGTTTTTCTCTATCCCAGTTTTAAAGTAATGCTTCATTATAGACTGGCTCACAAGTTGTACTTGAAGAAGCACTATTTTCTTGCAAGATGGGTATCTCAAAGAGGAGTAAGAAAAACGGGAATAGAAATACATCCGGGAGCACAGATCGGAGAAGGGTTCTTTATCGATCATGGCCACGGTGTGATTATCGGTGAGACAACAATTATTGGAGATAATGTGACATTGTATCAGGGGGTTACCTTGGGAGGTACCGGTAAGGAATGTGGGAAACGGCATCCGACGGTAGGAAATAATGTCATGATCAGTGCCGGAGCAAAAGTATTAGGCTCCTTTAAAATCGGAGATAATTCAAAGATAGGTGCGGGAAGCGTCGTTTTGGAAGAGGTTCCGGACAATTCCACGGTAGTAGGCGTTCCGGGTCGTGTGGTAAAGCGGAATAATCAGGTCTTTCCGCAGGAAGAAATGGATCAAGTGAACCTTCCGGATCCGGTGAAAGAGGATATTGCCAATTTACAGCATGCGAATAGCGAGCTTACCAACCGCATCTTGGACTTAGAGGCGAAGATGAGAGAACTGACGCGCCGAAATCATACGACAGAAGAGCAGTAG
- the hflX gene encoding GTPase HflX gives MTEERKEVMEQELEKALLVGLDTGEDDNFERSMKELGELAEACYMSVAGVVTQKMESVNKAHYIGTGKVQEVKEYAKALNVDIVIFDNSLTPSQLRNLQRDLEMPVLDRTTLILDIFSRRAKTREAKLQVETARLQYLLSRLVGMHEALTRQGGASGSMSSKGSGEKKLELDRRKIEKRLVELRRELEEVSKERETQSKRRMSSRIPKVSLVGYTNAGKSTLMNAMVERYLQDEEKKVFEKDMLFATLDTTVRNIEVGNNKEFLLADTVGFIHKLPHGLVKAFRSTLEEVKNADLLLYIIDYSDEDYKKQIEVTQGTLQEIGAANIPVIYVYNKADLCEMENLPKIVGEDKIYMSAKGGQGLTELTDMIVKAVYDDYVSAQFLIPYDKGQIVSYLMEKAQVKEQEYLEDGVRLTVDCHAADAQKYAQYAKMY, from the coding sequence ATGACGGAAGAAAGAAAAGAGGTTATGGAACAGGAGCTGGAGAAAGCATTACTTGTAGGGCTTGATACAGGGGAAGATGATAACTTCGAACGTTCCATGAAGGAGTTAGGAGAACTTGCCGAAGCATGTTATATGTCGGTGGCTGGAGTCGTGACTCAGAAGATGGAATCAGTAAATAAAGCGCATTATATAGGTACGGGAAAAGTACAAGAGGTAAAAGAGTATGCCAAAGCTTTAAATGTGGATATCGTTATCTTCGATAATTCCCTGACACCCTCCCAATTGCGTAATCTTCAGAGGGATCTGGAGATGCCGGTACTTGATCGAACGACTCTGATTTTGGATATTTTCTCCCGAAGGGCGAAAACAAGAGAGGCCAAGCTGCAGGTGGAGACAGCACGGTTACAATATCTGCTATCCCGTTTAGTTGGGATGCATGAAGCGCTGACCAGGCAGGGTGGTGCCAGCGGAAGTATGAGTAGTAAAGGTTCCGGAGAGAAGAAGCTGGAACTGGATAGGCGTAAGATTGAGAAACGTCTGGTGGAACTTCGCAGAGAACTTGAGGAAGTATCGAAGGAGCGGGAAACTCAGAGCAAACGGCGTATGTCATCGAGAATTCCCAAGGTATCTTTGGTTGGATATACCAATGCAGGGAAGTCTACGTTAATGAATGCGATGGTGGAACGATATTTACAAGATGAAGAGAAGAAGGTATTTGAAAAAGATATGCTTTTTGCCACTCTGGATACCACCGTTAGGAATATAGAGGTAGGAAATAATAAAGAATTTCTTCTTGCGGATACGGTAGGATTTATTCATAAGTTGCCTCATGGGCTTGTTAAGGCGTTCCGATCCACGCTGGAAGAAGTGAAAAATGCGGATTTGCTCTTATATATTATCGATTATTCGGATGAAGATTATAAGAAGCAGATTGAAGTGACTCAGGGGACTTTACAGGAAATCGGTGCTGCCAATATTCCAGTCATTTATGTTTATAATAAGGCGGATCTATGTGAGATGGAGAACCTGCCTAAAATAGTAGGAGAGGATAAGATTTATATGTCTGCGAAAGGCGGTCAGGGACTTACAGAATTAACAGATATGATCGTAAAGGCGGTATATGACGATTATGTATCGGCTCAGTTTTTAATTCCTTATGATAAAGGACAGATAGTATCTTATCTTATGGAGAAGGCGCAAGTAAAGGAACAGGAATACTTAGAGGATGGTGTTCGGTTAACCGTAGATTGTCATGCGGCAGATGCGCAAAAATATGCACAATATGCAAAAATGTATTGA